A region of the Bradysia coprophila strain Holo2 unplaced genomic scaffold, BU_Bcop_v1 contig_232, whole genome shotgun sequence genome:
TGGTTGATGAACCATTTGCATCATCGGTACTTTCGGCGGTTGACTTACCTTGTCATACATTCCGTATTCTGATATTTCTCGAGCATCTCCTTCCGTCACCATGCATCGTTtgtttttccagtttttctcATAATCAATCAGATAGTCCCGAAATATTCGATTGATTCTATCGACACGACTCCTTTGCAAATCGTTACTGACCAACATTTCCGGACACAATGTCTGTAACATGATCAGACTTTTTCCACCTGGAGCTGCGCATGCATCCAATACTCGGTCGCCAGGTTCGATGCCTAACACTAACGGCGGTAGAATGGATGCTCCATCCATTAAAAAGTGACTTAATACACCAGTTACGGATCGCTTCGGATTAATGAATGTGGAAACGTTTCCCTTCTCGTATGtgaatatgttcaaattttccGGAAATACTAAATCGGCGTCCGTCTCAATTCTTAACGGAAAATCGGCCGTTGTATCGTAGTATTTGTAATGGTCTGATTCGGGAATCCAATCCTCCATTCCCTTTAATTTAGTTGCAGGAATAAATTCTTGCAAGACGTCCGAACCAGCGGAAGTTTCGATGGTTCGCCGATAATCTATGTCCGAATCTTCTTCGACGGTTTGAGTTAATGACTTTTTGAAGTCGACTCTCGGGACAGAATCATCGATCGGATTTCGAATATCGTTTCGATTAGTAAAATCGGTTCCTTCCGGATATATTTCTGCTGATTCGTCGTGCTGCTTATGCTCAACCATACGTCTCATAGTAATATCCGTAGCTGATTCGTTCACTTGATTCCTAACCGAATTTAAACGTTTTTCCGAGAAATTTGTCATTGCAAAGTTGTAAATAGAGCGAAGATTGATGGCACCTTCGGCTTCTAAAGCAGTTACCGTCGACTCGCTATCACCAAAATTATTCACTAATGCTACATATTTGTGTTCGGTGAGTAGAGCCGCTCGCATAGAATGCCATCGTTGCCCGTAAACGGATCCGTAAAAGTCGTCAAAACTGTCCAGAGCCCGATCCTTGGTGGACTTTTTCTTTAGCTCGACGGACTAAAATTTGAACAGTTAGTTTTTATCAGTTGTCTCATCAATAACAATGGCACGTGATAATACCCAGTGAGATCTGGCATGTTTATatctttttgtcaaaataaagaGTGACCGCTGACGAAACATTCTTGTTTATTATTGCTTAActtataattcaatttataacCTCATACTATTAACACCTCTTAAATCTTTCATCCTTTTGAAAGTTTGTTATTTGTGAAATGCAGTGCTGCAAGACTTCGATACAACctgtcaactttttttctggtTTAAGCCGGGTAAGCTGGATTCTGCCAGAGAAATGCTAACCTGACAGGCATAgacatagagttacactcgagttGGCGAGATGGTGTTTTGTCGTTTTATCATCTACCCTTGTGAAATGACATGTCTtgtgaaattttatgttttgataTGAATCacataacaaaaatgtttttagtgaaGTCTTATGATTCTTTAGAAATATGGCATTCCTGTACAAGTTGATCTGCTCGAATTCACAAAACTACTTGAAGGAgcttgtcaaaataaactaCTCGTCAAGAAACAAGCGGAAATTCCTAGGTGCAATAATATGCTGAGAAAAACGCTATTTGGGAAAGGTTTAATGGATTGGAATATGCTGCCTGTTGATATAAGGTGTTCTAGTACGTTTGGCGTGTTTCGCAGACGCTACTTTGTTTATACCCGTTGATTCGGctgtttttaattaacttCAAGTGAGATCGGTTTAATTGGTTTAATTGTGGTTTGTATTCGCctgtcggttggcctgtagaggcgcaacattttttttgtagtacttcaatctcactgtactatttttttgtgtaacaacttcacattgattcattccaatggaatgtcacagcagtgaagtttttcgtgaaaaaataattcagtgacagtagtctttttatgaagaaaagtactaaattgtaatagattttaccctcagtttctaaactccattctcctataggtttgttccaaggccatatgaattgtcaaatttcatccacagaaccataacctcaataatatttatgtgtaaatcgcgtaggcgacgttgctcgatttgtatgaaatatcacgtaagggacgttgctgtggatgaaattgtcgttgttcgggttgtcaaagttcgtgttaacagttacttggaacaaacctatagttACATTTTTCCCCACTGGCTGTTGTAATTATTTGAATTCGTTTTGGTCCTTCTCATAGTTTGGTTGACGATGAACTAAATCCTTGGtgttagatttttttattaaatttagtGTTCACTGTCGTATTTTTAATATACTTATTGTGCGCAATTAACTTTGTATAAGACTCGGCCTTCGCATGATTATGAATCTATCTATCTAAATCCATGCACACAAAATTGCGACAGTGCTCACAGAAAACCGATAACTTCGATAACTCCGaaaaagtgtgtgtgtgtgtgtgtgtgtcattGCAAGGTGTAAAAATGAATGACTTTTGACATATCCGACATTCAACATTCGACCGTCTTTTGATGAAGTACGTTTTATATTGACACggcatttttttcgttttcaattatttcattgGACAAACACTGCAGTTTATTCGCTCGTCGGTTTATCGTTACTATAAAGACGGGTGCGTTGAAAAGTCGTTTTCTTAAAGGTTTTTGGAACAAGATATTCACTGAAAATGTCTAtgtcaaaaacaacaaacacgtACAATCGTCAGAACTGGGAAGATTCGGTGAGTAACACAATAAATACACAGCACGCTCAGCGTTGACATATTtctcttcaatttatttcaggATTTTCCAATCTTATGCCAAACATGTTTGGGCGACAATCCCTACGTCCGTATGGTGAGTAAcgctaaatttttgttttcgaatcGTTAAACTGATCGTATCGTCCATCAATGTAGATCAAGGAGCGTCACGGTAAGGAATGCAAAATCTGTACGCGTCCCTTCACAATCTTCCGATGGTGTCCGGGTGCGCGAATGCGTTTCAAGAAAACCGAAATTTGCCAAACATGCTGCCGACTCAAGAATGTTTGCCAAACATGTCTGCTCGATTTGGAATACGGTCTTCCTGTTCAAGTTCGAGATGCGGCGCTGAAAATTGCTGACACGTTGCCGCAGAGTGATGTGAACAAAGAATTTTACATCCAAAAGATTGAAGCCGAATTGAAAAGTGGTGACGGAACTGAAGCTGCCGGTATTGTGGGTAAGTCTTTGGCTGCAAGTGAAATGCTGACGAAATTGGCACGAACGGCACCATATTACAAGCGGAATCGGCCGCACATTTGCTCGTTTTGGGTGAAGGGTGAATGTAAGCGTGGAGAAGAGTGCCCGTATCGACACGACAAACCCAATGAGCCGGATGATCCGTTGTGCGAGCAAAACATTAAAGATCGTTACTATGGTCGTAACGATCCAGTCGCTGATAAGATTCTGAAACGAGCCGCAACATTACCCACATTAGAGGTTCCAGAGGACAAGAATATAACAACGTTATATGTGGGGAACATTGGTGAGCATGTCACCGAAACCGATATAAAGTGAGTACAGCTGACCGTAAATGTCTCCCTTTTGCTAAGTTtctaacaaacatttttcccaTTTTGATTCCAGAGACAATTTCTATCAATTTGGTGAAATTCGTACCATAACTTTGGTACCACGACAGCAGTGTGGCTTCGTTCAATACACGAAGAGAGCCGCTGCCGAACTAGCTGCCGAGaaaacattcaacaaattgGTTTTGGGCGGAAGACGACTAACAATCAAATGGGCTCATTCACAAGCGAAACAGAATGCCGTTGCTAAAACAAATCGAAACTTTGAAGCTGTACCTGGCCTACCATCACATCTACCGATGCCACCAAATCCAAATgattatttcaatttgtcgGCATCCGATGTCAATGTACTACCTCCCGGAATGAAATTACATCAGATTCCACCATCTCTTATGTCCAGTTCAGCGTACCAGGCAGTCTATCAATCTGGAGGATTAGCTCAGTACAGCGCACCGTTCACATCGATACCAGCGACGAGTACGTCAGCATCCGATTCGCAACAAATGCCACCGCCACCAGGAACTGCCGGTCTTCATTATCCCAGTCAAGATCCGAATCGATTGGGAGCGGTGAAAAAGTGAGCGTGAAAAGTTGTTTGGTCAACTGAGACTTTTTTATTATGTAGCAATTGACACGAAATTAAAGAAGAATTTGGATTAAATCTGACTTTTTAAGTTTATGTTAAATTTGCCGTCGAATCAATGAATCAATCGTTGACGGCTGACGGTACCATGGTTCGCATCTCAAAACTgtcgtaatttattattggAGCCCCAGAGTTTGCTACTGCTCAAAATTAAACAGccccgcttcatcgaggctgtttactCAAAATAGCTGCGTTCGTATTCACAACAGGCAATGCAGAACGGTATTTCTTCTTCACTTACTTTATGAAGAGTGGGCTGAATGTTGGTAAATCAAAATCCACTTTGTCTTGGCTTCGAACCAATAGAAATATCAAAGACCAACAACGACATTGTTCACttacttttgtttttattccattaaaataatttacaatcgTCTACAGCTGTAAGtgtatacaaataaattaattgatttaaataaCTTAGCCGTAAACAAAGATTCATCGAAATCACATTTTAGTTGTATTAAATATTATGAAATGAAGTTCAATTGTTCATTACTGAGTTTAATCAGCCACCACGCACAATATAGACATATTAAATGGCTTAAATTCTGATTAAAATAACTCAGGATCAGGATATGTTTCCGAATAGATAAGAATTTCGTATGTGTACATCAAccaatgcaaaaattttggaTTGAAATATCATAAAATGATGGATTGGATATAAGTATTTTCAGTCTCTGTGGCTCTACGGAAAGCCATGCAGGTTAActtcaacaacgaaaaaaaaaacgaagtggATGAATTGAAACGAAAGCTATTTCAGTGTTCTTCAAAGTTGGTGACAAACTGTCCCATGAAAATAAGACGAAGGAGCAAGCGGactattttttggaaatgaaCGTGACTGCAGAATGCGCACAGTGATACGTTATTATAGAGCTTGTGcgcgtgtgcaaataatgtttttttcccggtatccaaaaTCAGATTTCCCGATTTTCCCGGTATCCTTAAAATTTAGCTAGATTTCCCGATAAAAAAGTTCTGATTTCCCGGTAAAGATTTTCTCATTTCCCGGTGaatgtaatatttattttatttttcaattacgtTTCATCAAGTACTGTCGTGACAAACATGAATTATGTTATAAAACGTCGAAAGCCAAAGTCTCGCATTCATTTATGTCAGATTTATAATATCTTTCGGTTGGTTCTCTCAGCTATTGTAGTTCCTGCCAATTGATTCCAGCTGCCTGGGCCAGATGTCGTGGGCCCAGGCAGCTGGAATTAATTGGCAGGCAATACAATAGCTTAGagaatgaaacgaaaaatattataaatctgAAGTTATTTAATGATCgtgagcggagcgagcgaaaaATTTTAGCGATTTgtactttgaaaatattctattCTCTGACTACAACCCTAAATCTATGACGTTCAgcatttgtaatttttgataaGATAAGAAGTGatcgcgagcggagcgagcgagaaaatttttcaattttctactttgtaCATTTCTATTTCGGACTTCTCAGCGAAATATTTGTCACGTCTAATTGCCTGTGAAAAATGAGAAGAAATGGAATGATAGCGAGCGAGGAAATTTTGcgattttataatttcaaaacattCTATTTCTGACTTCTCAGCCACTTCGATTCAATTTCCAGTTTTAATCGAtgtcctgtttttttttttttcccggtAAGTTGGATTTCTCGTCTATTTCGATGGGCCGTTTTTGTCGACTTCccgtttttttcgatttcccgtcTATTCCAATTTCCCAGTGAGCTCTATTTCCcgtctatttcaattcaattcccGGTGAGTTTGACTTTccgtttttttattcaattacccagtaaatttgatttctcgTCTATTTCGATTTCCCGTTTGTAACGACTTCccgttttttcgatttcccgtcTATTGcgatttcccggtgagttcgATTTCTCGGTCAGTATGATTTGCCCTCAATTTcgatttccagtcaatttcaatttcccggtgagttcgTTTACTAGGTCAGTATGCTTTCCcctcaatttcaatttcccggtgagttcgatttcccggtgagttcgTTTACTCGGTCAGTATGATTTGCCATCAATTGTGATTTCccgtcaatttcaatttcccggtgaatttaatttcccggtgagttgGACTTCCCGGTTAGTCTTCTTTTGGtggatttcccggtatcctggttttcggccaaaaaatttcccggtatcccaGATACCAAGGATACAcattatttgcacacgcgAGCTTGTGGCCtcaaatcaacgcacttcaagaacAGGCACAAGAACAAAATGCCTCGAAATTTATCTGAAAAATTCTGACTGCTGCGTCAAGTAAGCCCCTTATTTTAAATCTGTTCTTGTGTCTATTTTGGAGTGCGTTGCTCAAATTCCAAAATTGCGCTGTTGTGTTTAATGGATCTCGACACAATGGATAACAAGACGTCACATTGTCTCTCAAATGAGTTCAAAGGTCCTAGGTGACTAAAGTCACGATCAGTTCTGTTTGTATTTCGgaaaatgtaaacatttcttaaggccaggttaaagCGTCTTACATCGCATGTAAACATTGTCATAGTATATCGctttaacctggccttaagaaAAATTGTCGCAGATCAACAATCATATCCCATTCTCAacaacccaaaaaaaaagttggtaaaaATCGGTCTTGTCCTTGCGCGGCCTTCGTCACTTTTAAAAACACTGAGAAATGATAAAAGTTACTAAACCTTACTAGGGAGGTATTACGGCTCCTCCGCCTCTAGGAAAGATGCTTGGTAAGGAAAACCCAATAAAATACACGGAAAATAACACTAGGCAACACAGGTCATGTACAGGGATGGTGGCATAGTGCGCTGGATAGGTCTTGGTGCCCTGAATACGGAACACACCTCCGTTCGTCCCAGTCACGTCTGTGTGGAGACGTAACCCATTAGAATATATGACAATGAAAGTGCACCGATTCGGTTGGCCGTTAGTGTGGTAAGGTATTCGGACCTCCTGAGTTCAAATAACAACTCTATTGATCTCGGTGACCCATCTGTGGTTCAGACCaggaatattttttgactgtgtggttaatttttttttcgatctgAACCACAGATAGGTGATCGAGACCAATAGAGTTGTTATTTGAACTCAGGAGGTCCGAATACCTTACCACACTAACGGCCAACCGAATCGGTGCACTTTCATTGTCATATATTCTAATGGGTTACGTCTCCACACAGACGTGACTGGGACGAACGGAGGTGTGTTCCGTATTCAGGGCACCAAGACCTATCCAACGCACTATGTCACCATCCCTGTACATGACCTGTGTTGCCTAGTGTAATTTGTTATCTATCTCGTATcgcgatgagtaaaagtacctcggccTATAGCCACCGGATAATTTTAGTCATCTTGATGCGAGATAGTAAATTACTTCCCTTGTTTAATAACCTACTATTGTTCCACGAgttaaatgatatttttttttaaatttggtttcCAGTGTAAATGACTTTTCCCATTAAATTACTTTAAAAACTAATTGTGGATCGATTTTATCCACCTACtctaaattcattttgatctTAGGCTATATTCTTACAAACTAAATAATTGCTTTAGACTTCATGTAGATAATATCATTCATAGTTgaattgtgaatatttttatgataatGGGGGGTTAAGTTAGGTTCAACaaattaaacttaaatttgaCTTGAAATTTGATTCTAATCATCGAATTTCAAAGTCCTTTTTTTGTTCGGGTTTCACTCaaagtttcatttaaaaaataaaggaaaaatgaAGAACTTTTGGAAGCTGGTCTCGTTATCGTTTCTTTGGCAATGTAAGTACCGACTGTCCATTTATGCGACATTATCCATGTTAAGTACGGTTAACAAATTTGCAagatttacagatttttttaaaaattatttcgaagtGTTATGTAGTTACTTGTTACACTCCCACATATTTCacaattcaacaaaaactatGGATTAGAACAGCTttggtttaaatttaaaaaaaaatttacgagctacgtaatttaaagaaaaaattaagttaCCGTCTAACAATTAAGGCACTGTAATCGTCCAGAAAAAAGTTGgaggaaaatgatttttcacttAAGTAGACTCACGGCaaaaaaatcactaaaaatCCACGGCACTCTTAACTCTTAAAACTAATTGAGATTCCAACAAACAAAACCTTATTTCGAATACGCACGCTCACACCAACCAAAACCGCTGATAATATCAAAAAAACTCACCACTCGACTCAAAAACCTTGGGACAATATTTCGCAGCCAACAAACTGTATGCAGCCTTCGAACCAACCGGTATACTTTGAACACTACTATGCTTATTCCACACATGAATGGCAATCGAATCACTGGTCATTTTCATTGTACGTTCCGAATATTTCTCTTCGAAAAAGTAACGCCAGTCCTTCCAACCAACCGCATACACTTTGTCCACCGGGAATACGTTGAAGCCTTTACATCGAGCACGCGTCATCATCGACGGATTCTTGGTTTGACAGATTTTCTGCAACACTCTGGTGATGACACCCGGTCCATTGTTACCCCAGTCGCCGCCATCGAAGTTGTTCTCAAACTCGCTAGAACGTGGAGAAGTGAAGAGTTAgcaaacttttgttttcggcAAAGCCATAGTAGGAATTACCTCAAACAGTGTTCGGCTATTTGGTGTCCCACATTGGTGTGATCGAAATTGATCAGACCAGCCGCCACAAAATTTTCGCTCTCAGCACCGGCATAGTTCGGTTCGATTGGATCGAAACTCTTTTTGACTATTACATCCAAATCGAGATATGTTCCGCCCCATTTGTATAAACTAAAAGCAAATGTAcggaaacgaaataaaattgggGAGGATTAGGTCCGCTTTTAATATTGGAGAATTTGGCTCGTACAATTGGCATAATAGCCATGAGTATCACACCACAAAACTGGGGTTAAGCTTGAGccagataaatattttcttacgcttaaaaatgaaaacaatgcCTTCGAATCGGCATCAgcttggtttttttttaatgagaaaatGTGTAGGGAGTTACGGGAAGTAGCTGCATTTAATGTAAACGTCGAggttgatttattgatttacattttaattaccAGCTCCCATTTTTTCCACAAATCAACCTGTTCCTTAACTGGTAATAAAACTTTGATTGGTCCATCCGGAgccaaatcaatttctttctGTACACCAGCCAACAGCTGACTTAAGGCTAGCCAACATTGGAcgatttgaagaaaattcactCAAATCCAACTGGGTCTTGATTAGATCGTTTGTAATGCACATTGATCTTGGCCAGGTATATTTCACAAAGAAAGAAGTTCCATTGTCATGCAATTCGACAGATAATGTAACGATAGTCAACACTTTCTGTGCCGAGACATTCTAATTCTAATAATTAACGGATAATTTATACGGTGAAGGTATTCATGTGACATAACGCAGCTATTCATATTCTTCGAttctaaaaatgaaaaggTGTGCGCTACCTGCTAGACAATAAAGTTTTCTTATCGTTTCGTGTttgattaacaaaaaattatatttgcgTAAAACCTGTGAGCAATATACAAGCCACTGCAGTAGTAATcgtattttttatgaatgataaGAATTGTTATCTCAAAAACCGGTTAATAGACACACGAAAATCAAGCTTGGTGTTAGTTGTATTTCGTTTGGGGTCAATCTGCATCACGCGACGATAATATTTTTACCTCTTCGATTATCGATTATCTTTTTTCGTCATAGAGTCAATCTGCATATCTGTGATAGTTATAGGTCGGGATCTTTTTATAGCTTGAAAATCAGGCCTGAAATGGTATGACACAAATGCATAATTGCCACCACAAAGAAAACTTCCTAAACCCAAAAATAAATCCACTCTACGACGTTTTGCGTCGATGCCGGTACTAGTTTAAGTAACATGCGGCATGATACTAGCTTTCAGGCGAAACTTCAAATTCCTAACAAAA
Encoded here:
- the LOC119077113 gene encoding pre-mRNA-splicing factor RBM22 gives rise to the protein MSMSKTTNTYNRQNWEDSDFPILCQTCLGDNPYVRMIKERHGKECKICTRPFTIFRWCPGARMRFKKTEICQTCCRLKNVCQTCLLDLEYGLPVQVRDAALKIADTLPQSDVNKEFYIQKIEAELKSGDGTEAAGIVGKSLAASEMLTKLARTAPYYKRNRPHICSFWVKGECKRGEECPYRHDKPNEPDDPLCEQNIKDRYYGRNDPVADKILKRAATLPTLEVPEDKNITTLYVGNIGEHVTETDIKDNFYQFGEIRTITLVPRQQCGFVQYTKRAAAELAAEKTFNKLVLGGRRLTIKWAHSQAKQNAVAKTNRNFEAVPGLPSHLPMPPNPNDYFNLSASDVNVLPPGMKLHQIPPSLMSSSAYQAVYQSGGLAQYSAPFTSIPATSTSASDSQQMPPPPGTAGLHYPSQDPNRLGAVKK
- the LOC119077110 gene encoding 5-methylcytosine rRNA methyltransferase NSUN4 codes for the protein MFRQRSLFILTKRYKHARSHWSVELKKKSTKDRALDSFDDFYGSVYGQRWHSMRAALLTEHKYVALVNNFGDSESTVTALEAEGAINLRSIYNFAMTNFSEKRLNSVRNQVNESATDITMRRMVEHKQHDESAEIYPEGTDFTNRNDIRNPIDDSVPRVDFKKSLTQTVEEDSDIDYRRTIETSAGSDVLQEFIPATKLKGMEDWIPESDHYKYYDTTADFPLRIETDADLVFPENLNIFTYEKGNVSTFINPKRSVTGVLSHFLMDGASILPPLVLGIEPGDRVLDACAAPGGKSLIMLQTLCPEMLVSNDLQRSRVDRINRIFRDYLIDYEKNWKNKRCMVTEGDAREISEYGMYDKILVDVPCTTDRHAVMESDNNIFKPTRLKERLRIPELQSAILAHCIQLLRPGGSLVYSTCSLSPVQNDGVVHMALSRVFTDFNISVTIKDLSRTTTTLKTIFKFENPKKLKYGQMVVPFLPANFGPMYFCKLTRNT